A genome region from Bacteroidota bacterium includes the following:
- a CDS encoding histidine kinase, producing MNKKVFWKTNLAIRFFIEFVFFNLIAILIIAILLFAYAKFFVSHSSVSVFYEDHSDTFIKLNIITFVLVFIFTIVDFMNYSYSKYASIQVENVKLASEQLKLQFDALKSQLNPHYLFNSLNTISSLIYRDIELAEKFVRRFSQTYQYILSVNERKLVSLSEELEVSKAYAFLLKVRYENSLEMNINLPENIMNSKIPPLSLQMLIENSVKHNVISEEMPLKIEIYLDKNDYLVVINNFIGKPNYVEVENNLMKKPEKNNFKIGLENIKKRYNYFTNRKIFVQKDENFTVRLPIII from the coding sequence TTGAACAAGAAAGTTTTTTGGAAAACAAATCTTGCAATTAGGTTTTTTATTGAGTTTGTTTTTTTCAATTTAATCGCAATCTTGATAATTGCAATTTTGCTATTTGCTTATGCGAAATTTTTTGTTTCACATTCTTCTGTATCAGTTTTCTACGAAGATCATTCTGATACTTTTATTAAACTGAATATTATTACTTTCGTTTTAGTTTTTATTTTCACAATTGTCGATTTTATGAACTATTCGTATAGCAAATATGCTTCAATACAAGTAGAAAATGTTAAACTTGCAAGCGAACAGCTCAAATTGCAATTCGATGCTTTAAAAAGTCAATTGAATCCGCACTATTTGTTTAACTCCTTAAATACAATTTCTTCGCTAATTTATCGCGATATAGAACTTGCTGAAAAATTTGTCAGACGTTTTTCGCAAACATATCAGTACATTTTGAGTGTAAATGAAAGAAAATTGGTTTCCCTCAGCGAAGAACTGGAAGTAAGTAAAGCATATGCTTTTTTATTGAAGGTCAGATATGAGAATTCGCTGGAAATGAATATCAACTTGCCCGAAAATATTATGAATTCGAAAATTCCACCTTTGAGTTTGCAAATGTTGATAGAAAATTCTGTAAAACATAATGTTATCTCTGAAGAAATGCCTTTAAAAATTGAAATATATTTAGACAAAAATGATTATCTTGTAGTTATTAATAATTTTATTGGGAAACCAAATTATGTGGAAGTTGAGAACAATTTGATGAAAAAACCAGAAAAAAATAATTTCAAAATTGGACTCGAAAATATTAAGAAACGCTATAATTATTTCACAAATAGGAAAATATTTGTTCAAAAAGATGAAAATTTTACAGTAAGGCTTCCAATAATAATTTGA